Proteins from one Aspergillus nidulans FGSC A4 chromosome VIII genomic window:
- a CDS encoding putative C2H2 transcription factor (transcript_id=CADANIAT00002449) yields the protein MLVATSLSDGFHGTLHHREQYFIGTQRKTWNMADSRSRRHRDSEPYKTTMDEPLIVAPDNSILYASAASFCPMPNNPVRVPDEYFYGASSQLDPMGSCYSAPQPQPQTYVNQTQYYPTTTLSQTPSSSNTQWLHPSQAASHHQHQSYQDAIPSPDLDPDFDFDLDLDQGSFSSPSPSYHHIHYQTSRSDPSNNPDNQSHAQCPSRTPSTTSASSTHNNTNSKDLSLYGIPSPTHPGAWRCAYPSCSSPSLFRRGCDLRKHYNRHRKHLFCRHDGCPQSNPQTPGAGFSSKKDRDRHEAKHNPEIALDAGPGMNRRGPRNMQTTCNAENTMQRRREKREQNERGEIRKIKSSTPKPKPGNTPRSVFAPRYGRGEQSECKNE from the exons ATGTTGGTGGCAACAAGTCTTTCTGACGGCTTTCACGGAACTCTACACCACCGCGAACAGTACTTTATTGGAACGCAGAGAAAGACATGGAATATGGCAGACAGCAGATCT AGGAGACACCGTGACTCTGAGCCCTACAAAACCACAATGGACGAACCCCTCATTGTCGCGCCTGACAATTCTATCCTCTACGCCTCAGCAGCGTCATTCTGCCCAATGCCAAACAATCCCGTCCGTGTGCCGGATGAGTACTTCTACGGCGCCAGCAGTCAGCTCGACCCAATGGGCTCCTGCTACTCAGCACcccaacctcaacctcaaaccTACGTCAACCAAACCCAATACTATCCCACTACAACTTTGAGCCAAACCCCCAGTAGCAGCAACACACAATGGCTTCACCCCTCACAAGCCGCCTCacaccatcaacaccagTCTTATCAGGACGCCATCCCGTCCCCAGACCTTGATCCAGACTTCGACTTCGACCTTGATCTCGACCAAggttccttctcttccccttccccttcttaCCATCACATCCACTACCAAACTAGTCGATCCGACCCTTCCAACAACCCTGATAACCAGAGCCACGCCCAGTGCCCGTCCCGCACCCCCTCCACAACCTCCGCTTCATCAACACACAACAATACCAACAGCAAAGACCTTTCTCTCTATGGCATTCCCTCCCCAACTCACCCCGGGGCCTGGCGTTGCGCTTACCCATCCTGTTCTTCGCCCTCGTTGTTCCGACGGGGTTGCGATCTCCGTAAGCACTACAACCGGCACCGCAAACATCTCTTCTGCCGACACGACGGATGTCCGCAGTCGAATCCACAGACACCAGGGGCCGGATTCAGCTCTAAGAAGGACCGTGATCGTCATGAGGCTAAACACAACCCGGAAATT GCCCTAGACGCCGGTCCCGGAATGAATAGACGAGGACCCCGTAATATGCAGACAACTTGCAACGCTGAAAATACCATGCAAAGGAGACGAGAAAAGCGAGAACAAAACGAACGAGGAGAGATCAGAAAGATCAAATCAAGTACGCCGAAACCGAAACCAGGTAACACTCCACGCTCCGTCTTTGCTCCCCGTTACGGCCGAGGGGAGCAAAGTGAATGCAAGAACGAATGA
- a CDS encoding protein rsrA (transcript_id=CADANIAT00002450), protein MQWITSPLLGLEEVKPILAPRPPTPPPFAHQGLSPESSVKGADKGSHKSKQLSLQIGAAAANAALLRNNFAAHFPDLWRYEIENPLLDPSSVDRHSNRKLNQARPVNSFKSAPEPKPIELEFKADLKGIAEEALLKEAKTQQPPSREPLEEKENGNVVLPPLSALVNGSAGPKAQPILGPSPSPLSKFHISAPESRDSLAAFRNPPAAQTADTSGLRLPPIQTKLSQLNELGPVLPPPNGPSPRPVGTPYSLPPVTAVSPPLTRVDTNPREQYHSAASLAQSKIPPTPYSHLSPASTQAISTASSPASQQPYWRNVKAAYPYDPPSTASNRSPASSYPTPIERAPTGACEPVGFAPSSQGSTAAPTGTFKCSHPGCTAPPFQTQYLLNSHANVHSQDRPHFCPIEGCSRGPGGKGFKRKNEMIRHGLVHNSPGYVCPFCPDQQHKYPRPDNLQRHVRVHHMDKNKDDPALRHVLSQRPEGSGRGRRRRMNPQ, encoded by the exons ATGCAATGGATCACGAGTCCTCTCCTTGGACTCGAGGAGGTCAAACCCATCCTCGCGCCCAGGCCGCCgacgcctcctccttttgctcATCAGGGCCTGTCGCCCGAGAGCAGTGTCAAGGGTGCGGACAAGGGTTCCCATAAATCCAAGCAGCTGAGTCTCCAGATTGGAGCCGCCGCTGCCAATGCTGCGCTCCTCCGAAATAATTTCGCCGCCCACTTCCCGGATCTCTGGAGGTATGAAATAGAGAACCCACTTCTAGACCCTTCTTCGGTCGACCGTCACTCCAACAGAAAATTGAATCAAGCCAGACCGGTCAACTCTTTCAAGAGTGCCCCCGAGCCCAAGCCCATCGAACTTGAATTCAAGGCCGACTTGAAAGGGattgcagaagaagcgctTCTGAAAGAGGCCAAAACACAGCAACCGCCATCTAGAGAGCCtcttgaagagaaggaaaatggAAACGTGGTGCTCCCTCCGTTGTCAGCCCTAGTCAATGGTTCGGCTGGGCCCAAGGCCCAGCCCATACTGGGCccgtctccctcgccgcTCAGCAAGTTCCATATCAGCGCTCCAGAAAGCCGAGACTCGCTCGCGGCGTTTCGTAAtccgccagcagctcaaacgGCCGACACTTCTGGCTTGAGGTTACCTCCAATACAAACAAAGCTCAGTCAGCTCAATGAACTTGGGCCTGTCCTGCCGCCGCCGAACGGGCCTTCTCCACGTCCTGTGGGCACGCCATACTCCCTTCCTCCCGTCACCGCCGTGTCCCCTCCTTTGACCAGGGTTGATACCAATCCTCGGGAACAATATCActcagcagcttcattgGCGCAATCAAAAATACCGCCCACCCCTTACTCGCATCTATCACCTGCGAGCACGCAAGCCATATCCACCGCCTCATCGCCGGCTTCGCAGCAACCTTATTGGCGTAATGTCAAGGCAGCTTACCCATACGACCCACCATCCACAGCCTCCAACAGAAGCCCTGCATCGAGTTATCCGACGCCGATAGAACGTGCCCCGACAGGGGCTTGTGAGCCGGTGGGGTTTGCGCCTTCTTCACAAGGCAGTACAGCCGCCCCAACGGGTACATTCAAATGCTCACATCCAGGATGCACAGCGCCTCCTTTCCAAACGCAATACCTGTTGAA TTCGCATGCGAATGTTCACTCACAAGATCGGCCTCACTTCTGTCCAATTGAAGGCTGTTCACGTGGCCCTGGAGGGAAGGGGTTTAAGCGCAAAAATGAAATGATTCGGCATGGGCTCGTTCACAATTCTCCCGGATACGTCTGCCCGTTCTGTCCAGATCAGCAGCACAAGTATCCGCGACCTGATAATCTCCAGCG GCATGTGAGAGTCCATCACATGGATAAAAACAAAGACGATCCAGCTCTTCGACACGTCCTCTCCCAGCGACCCGAAGGTAGCGGCCGAGGGCGACGGCGTCGAATGAATCCCCAATAA
- a CDS encoding phosphotransferase family protein (transcript_id=CADANIAT00002451), which yields MAGAIRQQIDIPALERYIDQHVPIIKTPLEVKQFGFGQSNPTYQLIAADGQKFVMRKKPPGKLLSKTAHKVEREYKIIHALEQTDVPVPKAYCLCEDSSVIGTAFYIMEFLDGRIFTDPTFPDVTAEERTELWKDAVRTLAKFHRVVPKSVGLETFGKPSGFYDRQIATFTTVSKAQAQAVDVETKEPVGDLPHFMEMVRFFQDKSAQPKDRGTLVHGDYKIDNLVFHKTEPRVIGILDWEMATVGHPLSDFCNLTSPYFLEGTEYKLEHFRPGAVPGLPTREDCLAWYSEYAGWDPTPEIAWGDAFFSWRSSVIMQGIKARYALRQASSARAAEYGQKTVPFALKAWERVQRVQNGLRQKGKL from the exons ATGGCAGGGGCCATCCGACAGCAGATCGATATTCCCGCGCTGGAGCGCTATATCGACCAGCATGTACCGATCATCAAGACACCCTTGGAGGTGAAGCAG TTCGGCTTCGGTCAGTCGAACCCGACGTACCAACTCATTGCCGCCGATGGGCAGAAATTCGTCATGCGCAAGAAGCCGCCAGGAAAGCTTCTGTCCAAGACGGCGCATAAAGTGGAACGGGAATACAAGATCATTCATGCACTGGAGCAGACGGACGTACCCGTTCCCAAGGCGTACTGTCTCTGCGAGGACAGCAGTGTAATTGGGACCGCCTTCTACATCATGGAGTTCCTGGATGGGCGGATATTCACAGACCCGACTTTCCCAGATGTCACAGCGGAGGAACGAACTGAATT ATGGAAAGACGCCGTTCGCACCCTTGCCAAATTCCACCGCGTCGTCCCCAAATCCGTGGGACTCGAGACCTTTGGCAAACCAAGCGGCTTCTATGACCGCCAGATTGCCACATTCACGACTGTCTCCAAGGCACAGGCGCAAGCCGTGGACGTCGAAACCAAAGAACCGGTCGGGGATCTTCCGCACTTCATGGAAATGGtgcgcttcttccaggaCAAATCCGCGCAGCCCAAAGACCGCGGCACCCTCGTCCACGGTGACTACAAGATCGACAACCTCGTTTTCCACAAGACCGAGCCACGCGTCATCGGAATTCTGGATTGGGAAATGGCAACCGTCGGCCACCCGCTCTCGGACTTTTGTAACCTTACCAGCCCTTACTTCTTAGAGGGCACGGAGTATAAGTTGGAACACTTCAGGCCGGGCGCTGTGCCTGGTCTGCCTACGCGCGAGGACTGTTTAGCATGGTACAGCGAGTATGCGGGGTGGGATCCGACGCCTGAGATCGCTTGGGGGGATGCGTTCTTCTCATGGAGGAGCTCAGTTATCATGCAGGGTATCAAGGCTCGATATGCGTTGAGACAGGCTAGTAGTGCGCGGGCGGCAGAGTACGGTCAGAAGACGGTGCCTTTTGCTCTGAAGGCGTGGGAGCGGGTGCAGAGGGTACAGAACGGGCTGCGCCAGAAGGGCAAATTGTAG
- a CDS encoding bifunctional dITP/dUTP diphosphatase (transcript_id=CADANIAT00002452), giving the protein MTKEATPPPRETTTTSTTHEPPSLPASPLAKRPKPSDTTGTSASAIKMVSTDSTAPVATAPTASTPTPALLVKKLTDTARAPTRGSAFAAGYDLYAAKETIIPAKGKGLVDTGLAVAVPEGTYGRVAPRSGLASKHFIDVGAGVIDADYRGEVKVLLFNFSDVDFTIKEGDRVAQLVLERIYTPEVAVVEELAESVRGAGGFGSTGTN; this is encoded by the exons ATGACCAAGGAGGCCACACCACCACCCCGAGAAACAACCACCACATCAACGACCCACGAACCACCCTCCCTCCCTGCCTCCCCTCTAGCTAAACGCCCAAAACCCTCAGACACAACCGGTACATCAGCGTCCGCAATCAAGATGGTCTCTACAGACAGCACTGCTCCCGTTGCCACAGCCCCCACAGCATCAACACCCACCCCCGCCCTTCTCGTGAAAAAGCTCACAGACACTGCCCGCGCCCCAACCCGCGGCTCTGCATTCGCGGCTGGCTACGATCTCTATGCTGCAAAGGAGACCATCATCCCAGCGAAGGGGAAGGGCCTAGTTGATACGGGGTTGGCAGTCGCTGTTCCCGAGGGGACTT ATGGCCGTGTTGCTCCCCGAAGTGGTCTCGCCTCCAAGCACTTTATCGATGTTGGTGCGGGGGTTATCGATGCGGATTACAGGGGTGAAGTGAAGGTGTTGTTGTTCAACTTTTCCGATGTGGACTTTACGATTAAGGAGGGCGACCGCGTTGCGCAGCTTGTTTTGGAGAGG ATTTATACCCCCGAGGttgcggttgttgaggagTTGGCGGAAAGTGTGAGAGGAGCTGGTGGTTTTGGAAGTACCGGCACTAACTAA
- a CDS encoding pyridoxal kinase (transcript_id=CADANIAT00002453), translating into MPADLVPETRVLAIASHVVYGHVGNKMATLVMQSLGCDVAALNTVHFSNHTGYRQFKGTRATAEEIRNLYEGLCMSNLTDFDVMLSGYAPSAAAVEAVGSIGMDLKRKAADRPGSFFWVLDPVMGDQGRLYVNDDVVPAYKNIIQHADLILPNQFEAEYYPRPIPARSPRDTTNSTRVLSGIQITSLETLAKAITALHETYNIPHVIITSVQLSKLLPSPENPSPDSTQNLLTIIGSTTLSTGKPRLFRIDVPAIDCFFSGTGDMFAALTVARLREAVFADADENLRYKKSWIPADDVKPTELPLAKATEMVLASSGDTAGAECAVSA; encoded by the exons ATGCCCGCCGATCTTGTTCCCGAGACAAGGGTCCTTGCCATTGCCAGCCAT GTCGTTTATGG CCATGTCGGCAATAAAATGGCAACCCTCGTCATGCAGTCTTTGGGCTGTGATGTCGCCGCCCTGAACACCGTTCATTTCA GTAACCACACTGGATACCGCCAATTCAAAGGTACAAGAGCCACGGCAGAGGAAATCAGGAACCTCTATGAAGGGCTGTGCATGAGCAACCTCACAGACTTTGATGTCATGCTCTCCGGATACGCCCCCAGCGCTGCAGCCGTCGAGGCCGTCGGGAGTATTGGGATGGACTTGAAACGCAAAGCTGCAGACCGTCCCGGTTCATTCTTCTGGG TCCTGGACCCAGTTATGGGCGATCAAGGTCGGCTATATGTTAATGATGATGTAGTGCCGGCGTACAAGAATATCATTCAGCACGCGGACCTGATTCTTCCTAACCAATTCGAGGCCGAGTATTATCCCCGTCCCATCCCAGCCCGTAGTCCCAGAGACACGACTAACAGCACAAGGGTCCTCTCGGGTATCCAGATAACTTCACTGGAAACACTCGCAAAAGCAATCACCGCCCTGCATGAAACCTACAACATCCCTCACGTAATAATCACCTCTGTGcagctctccaagctcctcccatCTCCCGAAAACCCATCGCCAGACTCAACACAGAACCTCCTCACTATCATTGGCTCGACTACACTGTCAACGGGTAAACCGCGCCTTTTCCGCATCGATGTCCCAGCAATAgactgcttcttcagcggtACAGGCGATATGTTTGCTGCGCTAACTGTCGCCCGGCTCCGAGAAGCCGTATTTGCGGATGCAGATGAAAACCTACGATATAAAAAGTCATGGATTCCAGCTGATGATGTGAAGCCGACGGAGTTGCCGTTGGCAAAGGCAACGGAGATGGTTCTGGCTA GCAGCGGAGATACGGCTGGTGCGGAATGTGCGGTTTCTGCGTGA
- a CDS encoding uncharacterized protein (transcript_id=CADANIAT00002454), with protein MHQHQQSWSILAHRWTIFFVLWAFILPAVFAEEDQATKSADASRPGPDQTIVDIASAQNAPLIRRHDHQHDHDHDHEELQHTHSHIEPRSTSSSSGSTFPTAFDTSLSNNFTTTSCPSFFTSFLSDSSFTDCHAISMLLRDSTAFFHILTSAASTSRVLDIACAADVSSCASTLSSLASDLIDDSNCGKDYADGNPLVTNAYVDLITYEPIYRATCLQNPDTSNYCFVDAVTNTSNAADYDVYSLPYGSTINNSTSLPTCSSCLQATLEVFSEWAQVENQPLADSYLPSAEAINGKCGSDFANVNVTVGTEDFPSSAEPRLALSLPLCVASLTIGLSFLLSL; from the coding sequence ATGcaccaacatcaacaatcatGGTCCATCCTCGCCCATCGATGGACaatcttcttcgtcctctgggCCTTTATTCTCCCAGCTGTCTTTGCTGAAGAGGACCAGGCGACAAAGTCGGCCGATGCGTCGCGACCAGGCCCAGACCAAACGATCGTCGACATAGCGTCCGCTCAGAATGCTCCACTCATCCGCCGTCACGATCACCAGCACGATCACGATCACGATCATGAAGAGTTGCAGCATACGCATAGCCATATCGAGCCTCGATcaacgtcgtcttcatcagGATCGACCTTCCCCACAGCCTTTGATACCAGTCTCTCCAACAACTTCACCACAACCTCTTGTCCATCCTTCTTCACAAGCTTCCTTTCCGACTCCTCCTTCACAGACTGCCATGCCATCTCAATGCTTCTGCGCGACTCCACAGCTTTTTTCCATATcctcacctccgccgcctcaACGTCTCGTGTTTTAGACATCGCCTGCGCAGCAGACGTCTCTTCCTGCGCCTCCACCCTTTCGAGCCTTGCGTCCGACCTGATCGACGACTCAAACTGCGGCAAGGACTATGCCGACGGCAACCCCCTCGTGACAAATGCCTACGTCGACCTCATCACCTACGAGCCCATCTACCGCGCCACCTGTCTCCAGAACCCAGACACCTCGAACTACTGCTTTGTTGACGCTGTGACGAATACCTCCAATGCAGCAGACTACGACGTCTATTCTCTCCCGTACGGCAGTacaatcaacaacagcacctCCCTGCCCACATGCAGCTCTTGTCTGCAGGCGACGCTCGAGGTCTTCAGCGAGTGGGCGCAGGTCGAAAATCAGCCGCTCGCCGACTCGTACCTCCCTTCTGCGGAGGCGATCAATGGCAAATGCGGATCGGACTTTGCAAACGTTAATGTGACTGTTGGCACAGAGGATTTCCCGTCTTCGGCTGAACCGCGACTGGCCCTGTCACTTCCTCTTTGTGTGGCGTCACTGACGATAGGTCTCAGTTTTTTGTTGAGCTTATAG
- a CDS encoding uncharacterized protein (transcript_id=CADANIAT00002455) — protein MDDDSDCFLLYWKCLDYCMLYSYNLIDHKTNHRHSVAVTILVYGLYRTEQEGDWN, from the coding sequence ATGGATGATGACAGCGATTGCTTCCTGCTATATTGGAAATGCTTAGACTACTGTATGCTATATAGCTATAATCTCATTGACCACAAGACTAATCACCGTCATTCTGTCGCTGTTACAATCTTGGTGTACGGACTCTACAGAACAGAACAGGAGGGCGACTGGAATTGA
- a CDS encoding protein mesA (transcript_id=CADANIAT00002456), producing MSIPLPIRTSDGTGNLSSSPPKSNGLPRLSPSPSFVQKHSPRSSDTSGLRRSASHHNARQTFKQRRCKSQYPRDSPERHVEFILVASFHIDRGPIMEHQYPGPISSDEGMLAELMLPDQTHVRSQDWTIFFLPLDTGGEGEEDDLAGENNKRKGKRNRVRSSSGDEGTSADTNNESEVTEEEESSDEEDGGEGPPLMYVLNLVNTKQDNTVKRGAVVKAMAICTRHSFLHIYKGQPILLLALEDYFKNPYPETLETLYNAVNAMDLSPMPKLNLLERQILQATNSKDMFIEKFEQMVQQRAIEDGENDIDEDNPPSPRRGTAPRYTLPRDTHEFESKIIYNDIPIPVKVPTVIWPEIVGDFSLVKLIQIFSAPHAASPQPFPLHPHLTTSGPLTHPIIVLVNAMLTQKRVVFLGHNRPSGEVAEAVLAACALASGGILRGFTRHAFPYTDLTKIDDLLRVPGFIAGVTNPTFANHPEWWDVLCDLPTGRIKISNHIEPAPVTDGQLYFQQQSPVSASGPNADPTGDNLFMEDVLRSIANRYGENAIRAKWRAYITKFTRVAAAFEETVYGASNIYIIGPNEELSPDSPSGLQSDPGDPTTIRGHGYVWPDEASKQRELMASVSRIEGWRTTRSYYSFIQDIAAMYWPSRPIQKPDLHHHHDRLRTLKLSAYEAGAIYLAFAHAIKDYAGICQLLTVTPESQAGLFYLSMGLLHPDRNVREATADLLERIALHPAGRHFWAQLNRFAKTAYFRIKREKEAAGNSSPIVKSPSDSFGPQQSLVGVAISGVHSQGS from the exons ATGAGCATCCCACTACCAATTCGGACGTCAGATGGAACGGGCAACTTGTCTTCCAGCCCGCCAAAATCCAACggacttcctcgcctctcgccctccccttccttcgTCCAGAAACATTCTCCCAGGAGCTCTGATACTTCAGGTCTCCGCCGCTCTGCGAGCCATCATAATGCTCGGCAAACTTTCAAGCAACGGCGCTGCAAATCGCAGTACCCCCGTGACTCTCCCGAGCGCCATGTTGAGTTCATCCTTGTCGCCTCGTTCCATATCGATCGCGGCCCGATCATGGAGCATCAATACCCGGGTCCCATTAGTAGTGATGAAGGTATGTTGGCGGAACTGATGCTGCCGGACCAGACGCACGTCCGCAGCCAGGATTGGACTAtcttctttctgcctttgGACACTGgtggggagggggaggaggacGACTTGGCGGGGGAGAATAATAAGCGGaagggaaagagaaataGAGTGCGGTCCTCCTCGGGCGATGAAGGGACCAGTGCGGACACAAACAATGAATCCGAGGtcacggaggaagaggagagcagcgatgaggaagatggcgggGAAGGACCGCCATTGATGTATGTGCTCAATTTGGTGAACACGAAACAAGATAACACTGTTAAGCG CGGTGCTGTAGTAAAGGCCATGGCCATATGTACACGACATTCATTTCTTCATATCTATAAA GGGCAGCCTATTTTGCTTTTAGCCCTGGAGGACTATTTCAAGAACCCGTACCCAGAAACTCTTGAAACCCTCTACAATGCCGTGAACGCCATGGATCTGTCTCCGATGCCGAAACTGAACCTGCTTGAGCGCCAGATACTGCAAGCTACGAACAGCAAAGACATGTTCATCGAGAAGTTCGAGCAGATGGTCCAGCAGCGCGCGATTGAGGACGGCGAGAACGACATCGATGAGGATAATCCACCCTCCCCGAGAAGGGGCACTGCTCCCCGTTACACCCTACCCCGAGATACCCACGAGTTTGAGTCTAAGATTATCTATAACGACATTCCCATCCCTGTAAAGGTACCCACGGTGATCTGGCCTGAGATCGTGGGCGACTTTTCGCTCGTCAAGCTCATCCAGATTTTCTCTGCACCACATGCTGCATCGCCTCAACCgtttcctcttcatcctcactTGACCACCAGTGGGCCACTTACCCACCCAATTATCGTCCTCGTCAATGCCATGCTGACCCAGAAACGggtcgtcttcctcggccaCAACCGACCGTCCGGAGAGGTTGCAGAAGCAGTGCTAGCTGCCTGTGCACTAGCATCTGGTGGAATCCTGCGTGGGTTCACCCGTCATGCCTTTCCCTACACGGATTTAACCAAGATCGACGATCTACTGCGCGTGCCAGGATTTATCGCGGGAGTCACAAATCCTACATTTGCTAATCACCCCGAGTGGTGGGATGTGCTCTGCGATCTGCCTACGGGTCGAATCAAGATCAGTAACCACATAGAACCGGCTCCGGTGACTGACGGCCAACTATacttccagcagcagagcccaGTTAGCGCGTCCGGCCCGAATGCCGATCCCACAGGGGACAACCTGTTCATGGAGGACGTGCTACGCAGCATTGCAAACAGATACGGTGAAAATGCAATTAGAGCCAAATGGCGCGCCTACATCACGAAATTCACAAGAGTCGCAGCTGCATTCGAGGAGACAGTTTACGGAGCGTCAAATATCTATATTATCGGACCCAATGAAGAACTCTCTCCCGACAGCCCTAGCGGCCTCCAATCTGATCCTGGCGACCCAACAACAATCCGCGGCCATGGTTACGTCTGGCCCGACGAAGCCTCCAAGCAGCGCGAACTAATGGCGTCGGTCTCCCGTATAGAAGGCTGGCGCACCACCCGATCATACTACTCTTTCATCCAAGACATCGCAGCTATGTACTGGCCCTCCCGACCAATCCAGAAACCCGaccttcaccaccaccacgacCGCCTCCGGACCCTGAAACTGTCTGCCTACGAGGCTGGCGCTATATACCTCGCTTTTGCGCATGCAATTAAAGATTACGCCGGAATCTGCCAACTCTTAACTGTTACACCGGAGAGCCAAGCAGGCCTGTTCTATCTCTCCATGGGCCTCCTTCACCCGGACCGGAACGTCCGCGAGGCAACGGCGGATCTTCTCGAGCGCATCGCCCTCCACCCCGCAGGCCGCCACTTCTGGGCGCAGCTCAATCGCTTCGCGAAAACGGCGTACTTCCGTATCAAGCGTGAAAAAGAAGCGGCCGGGAACTCGTCCCCTATTGTCAAGTCTCCAAGCGACAGTTTCGGTCCGCAGCAGAGTTTGGTTGGGGTTGCGATCAGTGGTGTGCATTCTCAAGGGAGTTGA
- a CDS encoding putative calmodulin (transcript_id=CADANIAT00002457) produces the protein MPVVSPSKLNQSYTVQDHQDASPKSREPIPQPRFTRDPPSSPSRGASALGSSPSSMEAKTTSMMAATSDAAARLAPAQLREIREAFQVLDRDNDGFVDKDDVADVLSNVGLDSSSLSQFFPPGSASTINFPTFLNTLSQLLSPLSSRQELLNALAAFDEDDSGQIDVEELRDALLHTAPEDGERPLTEREVNEVLNGFTSRRAFRGKGGKTQGTGKRGEVLNYQEFLNTVMGGAENGQAAKPK, from the exons ATGCCCGTAGTATCGCCCAGCAAACTGAACCAGTCTTACACCGTTCAAGATCACCAAGATGCCTCCCCCAAGAGCCGAGAGCCGATTCCCCAGCCGCGGTTTACCAGAGATCCCCCGTCATCCCCAAGCAGAGGGGCCAGCGCTCTGGGTTCCTCACCGTCGAGCATGGAGGCGAAAACGACTAGTATGATGGCAGCGACTTCCGACGCAGCGGCTAGGCTAGCGCCCGCACAACTCAGAGAGATTCGGGAAGCTTTTCAGGTTCTGGATAGGGACAACGATGGGTTTGTGGATAAGGATGATGTGGCCGATGTGCTTTCGAATGTTG GCCTAGACTCATCGTCTCTATCGCAGTTCTTCCCTCCGGGCAGTGCTTCAACGATAAACTTCCCTACTTTCTTAAACACTCTCTCGCAACTCCTCTCCCCGCTGTCTTCAAGACAAGAACTACTCAATGCTCTAGCAGCATTCGATGAAGACGACAGCGGTCAGattgatgttgaagaactaCGTGATGCCCTTCTACACACAGCCCCAGAAGACGGGGAGCGTCCCCTGACAGAGCGCGAAGTCAATGAGGTTCTTAATGGGTTTACAAGCCGTCGGGCCTTTAGAGGGAAGGGTGGCAAGACTCAGGGAACCggaaaaagaggagaagtGCTGAATTATCAGGAGTTCCTGAATACAGTGATGGGCGGAGCGGAAAATGGACAAGCGGCGAAACCGAAGTGA